A genomic region of Haliaeetus albicilla chromosome 8, bHalAlb1.1, whole genome shotgun sequence contains the following coding sequences:
- the ZAP70 gene encoding tyrosine-protein kinase ZAP-70, which yields MPDAAAHLPFYYGSIARSEAEEYLKLAGMSDGLFLLRQCLRSLGGYVLSMVCNLQFYHYAIERQMNGTYAIAGGKAHCGPEELCEFYSKDADGLCCTLRKPCNRPCGVDPQPGVFDSMRDNMVREYVRQTWKLEGDALEQAIISQAPQVEKLIATTAHERMPWYHGSIARDEAERRLYSGAQPDGKFLLRERKENSAYALSLVYGKTVYHYRIDQDKSGKYSIPEGTKFDTLWQLVEYLKLKPDGLIFYLREACPNPNMPASAAPVPPTHPSMSRHLGPLNADGYTPEPVGVGKSRLLPMDTSVYESPYSDPEELKDKKLFLKRDHLMIDEVELGAGNFGCVKKGVYKMRKKQIDVAIKVLKSNNEKTVKDEMMKEAQIMHQLDNPYIVRMIGVCEAESLMLVMEMASGGPLNKFLASKKDEIIVSNIVELMHQVSMGMKYLEEKNFVHRDLAARNVLLVNQHYAKISDFGLSKALGADDSYYKARTAGKWPLKWYAPECILYHKFSSKSDVWSYGVTMWEAFSYGQKPYKKMKGPEVISFIEQGKRMDCPTDCPAEMYALMQQCWTYRWEERPGFTTVENIIRSYYYSIATKTENGPETEDKSKAALP from the exons ATGCCAGATGCTGCTGCTCACCTGCCCTTTTACTACGGCAGCATTGCCAGGTCAGAAGCAGAGGAGTACCTCAAGCTGGCGGGGATGTCGGATGGCCTGTTCCTGCTGCGGCAATGCCTGCGCAGTCTGGGGGGGtatgtcctctccatggtctGCAACCTGCAGTTTTACCATTACGCCATTGAGCGCCAGATGAACGGTACCTACGCCATTGCTGGGGGCAAAGCGCACTGTGGGCCAGAGGAACTCTGTGAATTTTACTCCAAGGATGCCGATGGGCTCTGCTGCACCCTCCGCAAGCCCTGCAACCGCCCCTGTGGTGTGGACCCCCAGCCTGGTGTCTTCGACAGCATGAGGGACAATATGGTGCGCGAATATGTCCGGCAGACATGGAAACTAGAG GGGGATGCACTCGAACAAGCCATCATAAGCCAGGCTCCACAGGTGGAGAAGCTCATCGCCACCACAGCCCATGAGAGGATGCCCTGGTACCATGGCAGCATCGCCCGGGATGAAGCTGAACGGAGGCTCTACTCAGGGGCACAACCTGATGGGAAATTCCT gctgagagaaaggaaggaaaacagtgcCTACGCCCTCTCCCTTGTCTATGGCAAAACAGTGTATCACTATCGGATAGATCAGGACAAGTCCGGCAAGTACTCCATCCCCGAGGGGACCAAGTTCGACACGCTCTGGCAG TTGGTGGAGTACCTAAAACTTAAACCAGATGGGCTGATTTTCTACCTGAGGGAAGCCTGCCCCAACCCCAACATGCCAG CATCTGCAGCACCGGTTCCACCAACCCACCCCTCCATGAGC agaCACCTTGGGCCTCTCAATGCAGATGGATACACACCAGAGCCTGTAG GTGTAGGAAAGTCACGCCTGCTACCCATGGACACCAGTGTCTACGAGAGCCCGTACAGTGACCCTGAGGAACTGAAGGATAAAAAACTTTTCCTGAAGAGGGACCACCTGATGATCGATGAAGTGGAACTGGGGGCAGGAAACTTTGGCTGCGTCAAGAAAGGAGTCTACAAAATGAGAAA GAAGCAGATTGATGTGGCCATCAAGGTGCTGAAGAGCAACAATGagaaaacagtgaaagatgAAATGATGAAGGAAGCCCAGATCATGCATCAGCTAGACAACCCCTACATTGTCCGCATGATTGGGGTCTGCGAGGCAGAGTCCCTGATGCTCGTGATGGAGATGGCTTCTGGAGGGCCACTCAACAAGTTCTTGGCTTCCAAGAA AGACGAGATTATAGTCAGCAATATTGTGGAGCTGATGCACCAAGTATCCATGGGGATGAAgtacttggaggaaaaaaactttgTCCACAGAGACCTGGCAGCCAGGAATGTCCTACTGGTCAACCAGCATTATGCCAAGATCAGTGACTTTGGACTCTCCAAGGCTCTTGGCGCTGATGACAGCTACTACAAG GCCAGGACAGCAGGAAAGTGGCCCTTGAAATGGTATGCCCCAGAGTGCATCCTCTATCACAAGTTCTCCAGCAAGAGTGATGTATGGAGCTATGGTGTAACCATGTGGGAGGCCTTCAGCTACGGGCAGAAACCGTACAAG AAAATGAAAGGCCCAGAGGTCATCAGCTTCATAGAGCAAGGGAAGCGCATGGACTGTCCCACGGACTGCCCAGCAGAGATGTACGCCCTCATGCAGCAATGCTGGACCTACAG ATGGGAAGAGCGTCCAGGATTTACTACTGTGGAAAACATAATCCGCTCCTACTACTACAGTATTGCTACCAAGACAGAAAATGGGCCAGAGACAGAGGACAAGTCAAAAGCAGCTCTTCCTTGa